The stretch of DNA CTTGCCTTCGGCCAGGTCGGCCACCGCGGCATTCACTTCCTTGGCGGACTTGAAGCGACTCATCACTTCCACGCTCACCGGCCAGTCGGCGAAGCGGTCGCGGAAGCTGTTGTAGTGCTGCTGGGCGAGCAGGGTGGTGGGCACCAGGATCGCCACTTGCTTGCCGCCGTGCACGGCGATGAAAGCGGCGCGCATCGCCACTTCGGTCTTGCCGAAGCCGACGTCGCCGCAGACCAGGCGGTCCATCGGCTTGGCCGCGAGCATGTCCTCGCGCACCGCTTCGATGGTGGTTTGCTGGTCGGGGGTTTCTTCGAACGGGAAGCCGGCGCTGAAGGTGGCGTAGTCGGCTTTCGGGTCGGCGAAGGCATAACCTTCGCGGGCCGCGCGGCGGGCGTAGATGTCCAGCAGTTCGGCGGCGACATCGCGCACCTGTTCGGCGGCCTTGCGCTTGGCTTTCTGCCAGGTTTCCGAACCCAGGCGGTGCAACGGCGCCAGGGCGTCGTCGCTACCGGTGTAGCGGGCGATCAGGTGCAGGTTGGCCACCGGCACATAGAGCTTGGCGCCCTCGGCGTATTCGAGGGTGAGGAATTCGGCGGCCTGGTTGTCGATTTCCAGGGTGGCCAGGCCCAGGTAGCGGCCCACGCCATGATCGATATGCACCACCGGCGCGCCTTCGCGCAGCTCGGTGAGGTTCTTGATCACTGCATCGTTGTTGGCGTCGGCGCGTTTCTCCCGGCGCCGGCGCTGCATCACGCGCTGACCGAACAGCGGGCTTTCGGCCACCAGCGCCAGGGCCGGATCGTCCAGCAGCAAGCCTTCGTCCAGCGGTGCGATGGTGATCGCCAGGCGATCCTTGCCCGCGACGAAGTCCGGCCAGCTGTCGACAGTCTTCGGCCGCAGCTTCAGGCGCTCCAGCAATTCCAGCAGCACCTCGCGGCGCCCGGCGGATTCGGCGGTGAACAGCACGCGTCCAGAGAATTCATTGAGGAAATTGGCCAGGGCCGCCAGCGGCTGGTTGGCCTTGGCTTCAATGGCGAGGTTGGGCAGGGGCTGCGCCGGGAAGCGCTCGCGGCCGCCACCGGCCTCGATGTCCTGCTGGCTGGCGACCACCCGCGGCCAGCTTTTCAGGCGGGCGAAGCAGTCTTCCACCGGCAGGAACAACTCGGCGGGCGGCAATAAAGGACGGGACGGATCGACGCGGCGTTCTTCGTAACGGTTGCGCACGTCGTTCCAGAAGTTTTCGGCCGCTTGCTCGATGCCCGGCAGGGAAAACACCTGGGTGTCCTGGGGTAGGTAGTCGAACAGGGTCGAAGTGTCTTCGAAGAACAGCGGCAGGTAATACTCGATACCGGCCGGAGTGATCCCGCTGCTCAGGTCCTGGAAGATCGGGCAGCGGCGGAAATCGACGTCGAAGCGTTCGCGGAAACGGGCCTTGAAGCGGGTGACGGCTTCTTTTTGCAGCGGGAATTCTTTCGCCGGCAGCAGGCGCACCGAATCGACCTTGTCGATGGAGCGCTGGTTTTCCGGATCGAAGGTGCGCAGGGTCTCGATTTCATCGTCGAACAGGTCGATGCGATAAGGCAGTTTGCTGCCCATCGGGAACAGGTCGATCAGGGCGCCGCGCACCGCGAACTCGCCGTGCTCGTAGACCGTGTCGACACAGCGATAGCCGCTGGCTTCCAGGCGAGTGCGCATCTGTTCGACATCCAGCTTCTGACCGATGTCCAGCACCAGGCTGCTGCCCAGCAGGAACTTGGTCGGCGCCAGGCGATGCAGGGCCGTGGTGATCGGCACCACCAGCACGCCATGCTCCAGCTCCGGCAGCCGGTACAGGCTGGCGATCCGCTGGGAGATGATGTCCTGGTGCGGCGAGAACAGGTCGTAGGGCAGGGTTTCCCAGTCCGGGAAATGCAGCACGGGCAAATCCGGGGCGAAGAAACTCAGCTCCTGCTCCAGCCGTTCGGCACTTTGGCTGTCGGCGGTCAGCAGCAGGGTGAAGCGCTTTGCGGCGCTGGCAGCCTCGGCAATGGCGAGGCTGAGGGCGGCACCGGGCAGATTGCCCCAGTGCTGTTTGCCGGCGGCGGCAGGGAGTTGCGGTAGACGCAGAACGGGCACGGAAGGTTGAGCTCCAGCGTTGCGACAAAGTCGGTAATT from Pseudomonas chlororaphis subsp. chlororaphis encodes:
- the mfd gene encoding transcription-repair coupling factor, producing MPVLRLPQLPAAAGKQHWGNLPGAALSLAIAEAASAAKRFTLLLTADSQSAERLEQELSFFAPDLPVLHFPDWETLPYDLFSPHQDIISQRIASLYRLPELEHGVLVVPITTALHRLAPTKFLLGSSLVLDIGQKLDVEQMRTRLEASGYRCVDTVYEHGEFAVRGALIDLFPMGSKLPYRIDLFDDEIETLRTFDPENQRSIDKVDSVRLLPAKEFPLQKEAVTRFKARFRERFDVDFRRCPIFQDLSSGITPAGIEYYLPLFFEDTSTLFDYLPQDTQVFSLPGIEQAAENFWNDVRNRYEERRVDPSRPLLPPAELFLPVEDCFARLKSWPRVVASQQDIEAGGGRERFPAQPLPNLAIEAKANQPLAALANFLNEFSGRVLFTAESAGRREVLLELLERLKLRPKTVDSWPDFVAGKDRLAITIAPLDEGLLLDDPALALVAESPLFGQRVMQRRRREKRADANNDAVIKNLTELREGAPVVHIDHGVGRYLGLATLEIDNQAAEFLTLEYAEGAKLYVPVANLHLIARYTGSDDALAPLHRLGSETWQKAKRKAAEQVRDVAAELLDIYARRAAREGYAFADPKADYATFSAGFPFEETPDQQTTIEAVREDMLAAKPMDRLVCGDVGFGKTEVAMRAAFIAVHGGKQVAILVPTTLLAQQHYNSFRDRFADWPVSVEVMSRFKSAKEVNAAVADLAEGKIDIVIGTHKLLQDDVKIKNLGLVIIDEEHRFGVRQKEQLKALRSEVDILTLTATPIPRTLNMAVSGMRDLSIIATPPARRLSVRTFVMEQNKSTVKEALLRELLRGGQVYYLHNDVKTIEKCAADLAELVPEARIGIGHGQMRERELEQVMSDFYHKRFNVLIASTIIETGIDVPSANTIIIERADKFGLAQLHQLRGRVGRSHHQAYAYLLTPPRQQITPDAEKRLEAIANTQDLGAGFVLATNDLEIRGAGELLGDGQSGQIQAVGFTLYMEMLERAVKAIRKGEQPNLDQPLGGGPEINLRLPALIPEDYLPDVHARLILYKRIASATDEDGLKDLQVEMIDRFGLLPEPTKNLVRLTLLKLQAEQLGIKKVDGGPQGGRLEFAADTPVDPLALIKLIQGQPNRYKFEGATLFKFMVPMERPEERFNTLEALFERLTPKTA